Proteins from one Nerophis lumbriciformis linkage group LG08, RoL_Nlum_v2.1, whole genome shotgun sequence genomic window:
- the nusap1 gene encoding nucleolar and spindle-associated protein 1, translated as MDLDSMKYAELRSLAKQFGLKANLKADKLLKALKQHFDQQQNTQEEKKEEFEVEICHAPPVFVNTRRGRAKNKRADVENEFSTEDEAKLDEESGEAVSAGPPQHDNKRRRVSSPSKMETAGKQVVVVLEDVQLPSATKNEVPRPKAGKIPRLIGDLAKRKPLKPVTPNFKKLHEAQFNKLESIDEYMQRKNRKTEPIQKPVKELKAVKPRRSSKFTPAANSSSSKKTTEDKRRTALLSASKDPAKKLAGKKDAAFKPSVLSTRRINVRFTEATPDNEYKMSLLKTPSRMSFNVVASTPNEGRKSKCVRASTFSVTKTPATFVFTGNTSSLTPATQKKGTFDLKASLSRPLAYKPHTGKLKPFGDVSDVKTADKSLISNSRQQNYKQHKVQTRRDERQVKQAEDRKQKKSAMLCARRGLVMT; from the exons ATGGATTTGGATTCCATGAAATACGCGGAACTGCGCAGCCTGGCAAAACAGTTTGGTCTCAAGGCTAATTTGAAG GCTGACAAGTTACTGAAAGCCCTCAAGCAGCATTTTGATCAACAGCAGAACACACAGGAGGAAaag AAAGAGGAATTTGAGGTTGAGATTTGTCACGCGCCCCCGGTGTTTGTGAACACACGTCGTGggagagcaaaaaacaaaagagcCGATGTGGAGAACGAGTTTTCTACTGAGGACGAAGCCAAGTTGGACGAG gAGTCCGGTGAGGCGGTCTCAGCTGGTCCGCCCCAGCATGACAACAAGAGGAGACGAGTGTCTTCCCCCTCCAAGATGGAGACTGCAGGCAAGCAAGTTGTTGTGGTGCTGGAAGACGTTCAACTGCCGAGTGCCACCAAGAATGAAG ttCCACGTCCCAAGGCTGGTAAGATCCCCCGTTTAATAGGCGACCTGGCGAAGAGGAAGCCCTTGAAACCAGTCACTCCCA ATTTCAAAAAGCTCCACGAGGCCCAATTCAACAAGCTGGAGTCCATCGACGAGTACATGCAGAGGAAGAACAGGAAGACGGAGCCGATCCAAAAGCCTGTGAAAGAGCTGAAG GCGGTGAAGCCGAGGCGGTCGTCCAAGTTCACCCCCGCGgccaacagcagcagcagcaagaaGACGACTGAGGACAAACGCAGAACGGCTCTTCTTTCTGCCAGCAAAGATCCTGCAAAGAAGCTCGCCGGGAAGAAAGACGCGGCGTTCAAGCCGTCAGTCCTTTCCACGCGGAGAATCAACGTGAG GTTCACGGAGGCCACGCCCGACAACGAGTACAAGATGTCACTGCTGAAAACGCCGTCCCGCATGTCCTTCAACGTGGTGGCCAGCACCCCGAATGAGGGCAGGAAGTCCAAATGTGTCAGGGCTTCCACGTTCTCCGTCACCAAGACTCcag CAACATTTGTCTTCACGGGCAACACAAGCAGCTTAACACCAGCGACGCAGAAGAAGGGGACTTTTGACCTGAAGGCCAGCCTGTCTCGTCCGCTCGCCTACAAGCCTCACACAG GCAAGCTCAAGCCGTTCGGTGACGTGAGCGACGTCAAGACCGCAGACAAATCCCTCATCTCCAACTCCCGTCAGCAGAACTACAAGCAGCACAAAGTCCAGACCAG AAGGGACGAGAGGCAAGTGAAACAAGCAGAAGATCGCAAGCAGAAGAAGTCGGCCATGCTGTGTGCTCGAAGAGGCCTTGTGATGACGTAA